The Ipomoea triloba cultivar NCNSP0323 chromosome 4, ASM357664v1 DNA segment TTTTCATAAGGGCTTTATCATCAATTCAACTAATACTTTATCGGCAGATCCAACATaatttaattcctttttttaaaacaacttaatttaattctttttagagcaaattgccattttggtccactgactataaaGATCCCGTAATTGCAACCAACCATTAAGAATGGCTAATTTTCACTAGATGAATAATCAATCAAATGAAAGTTAAGTTGTGACTATGAGTTTTTTCgtcatctaaaaaaataaaacaaatgaaagtggACAATTTATGTTATGGATCAAggtccacatagcattatggacaTTGGATAAAAACGAGGAGGTATAAAATTCATACTTgtaatgtacaaaatttcataacacaagatacaaaaaatcacaacacaagacttatataattacttattttttaaatctaatttaGGTACGTAATTTAACAACACAAGGcacaaaaatttataacataagacacaattattaatttatttcaggTAAATAATTCATACACtttcaaaatacaaaatgtCATAACATAACAAACAAAAACTAAcaacataaaatacatatatatacaccaagATTTATAATGCACTGTGAATCCTTctccatggtataaggattgatGAAAGTGAGGCTGTTTaattttggaggattttggAGGAAATAAAGAGAATGTTTAATTTGGTAGAATGCATTAAATTGATGGACCATGTTATCCCTGTGTTGTGGGTCTGTCATAATTGCTGAGAGAGGGTTTTATGAATACTTGAGTAAAAGGAGGACATAGTCAAAGTATATGCATTTATGTTCGGAATGGGCTTTTGAAGTCCAAGTTACATATGTAATATACATAACATGTAGGTATTGTATACATAATTATATCGACTTGATGAGTATTATATATTGGGCTTGTTTGATAAACgatatatttgtcaaaattttaaaagatttattAACTTTTGATATTTATCACTAAAAGCCTAAAAGGTTATTTGGTAAATAACAATTTGGAAAAGTGAATTTACTCCAAATCATTGAAATTCTAATTGCTGCAAATTGCAATGTTTTGAATTGAcctttgaaaaaataattttctttttccaaagcACCtatcacaaaatttaaaaatacaaattgatTGCATTTTCTAAAGGAGCCTaaggttttttattttattttattttattttaaatagagGAGACTCAAGCTCCACTTTTGTTGCCTATCCAATGTGAGAACCTCGGATGGGCAACTAATTTTTGAAAGAGGGGTGTTGAGCTCCCCTATAGAAAAACTCAATGCCCCTCTTTCCATGAGTTTTTTTATGTgggattaaataattttttttgttttttttgttttcttgttttattttgtattattattattattaattttatttattattagataataataacaacaacaacataaaaataatgtaatttatgtattagaataatgaaatttctggagtaagataatatattttatgagttagtatatatgtataatgtacttttatgtgttttaaaataaagaaatttctaagataagataatgtattttatgagttataataatatactttatgtattagaataatgtattttatgaattagaataatgtactttatgtgttttcgGGCTGTCACTTTGTGAACTACAGTgcacgcaataatgattgtttgaTCTCCCTCATTTATGTGTTGaattaacaaaataaagtgAAGAATCTCAAAATGGTGTGGGTGGTGGGAAGATGATTTGTTGTAAACcaatgtttgaactttgaagggACACCAAAATGACTTATTAGTGTTCTACTCATATCACTTGAGTGCAAGTGTGAGGTCTTAGCATAAGTGCCAATCCTCTCCTAGCTAGGTTGTCCTGTTGGGGAGCTTGTGGACAAGATTACATTGTGAGAAGTACAATAATATCTACAATCTGAAGAATACAAAAGtaattccaagtacaaaagaacATACTTTACCAAATGACATTTCACTCAACAAAGTACATAGCCCTCTGCATTAGTCTTGTCTCATCACAAAGCACCAACACCATAATATCTAAGTGAAAATTGTCCAATTCTCATGAGTAAAGCGACCAGGCATTACGAATAAAACGACGAGAGAATAGAACTCGACTGTATATTAGTTGAAACTCAATGTGACTACTGAATGTTCggcaaaaacaaagaaatgcacTAAGCAAGTACTCGAGAAGATATTATGCATTTCTTTAGAACGGTACACACTTCATAACCGAAagaaatcaataaatataacaCTACGATTTCCCTTCTTCTTCCCGGACAATCAAATGGTCAATACATATGAAACTATACTATCTTGTGCATGACAACTATATACAAGTAACATATTCTTCATCAAGTGGAAATGCGAAATTATATACTTCATGCTAACCTTTCTGTGAATTTAACGCTATCATTAAGTAATCGTCTAACTTACTGATATAGGCTGTGGTCGTGTATCCAATTCTCAAAAACGTCATCCAGCTTGAAAGGATGCTCCGAGCTGCAATTGCCATTCCATGTAGTCTTCAAAATCGAAGCTGCTTGCACAGTCGAGCAAAGCGTTCTGCTGCTGCTCGTGGCGACATATATAATTTAGTCCCACGAGCAGTTCACAGACGACTGCCTCTGTCCTTTCACGGTCACCAAAATACAACGTCTGGAGCAAGAGAACGTTTGTTCTCTTGACAACCTGATGCTGCTCAAAGTTACGCTCGCTTTGCCACGTGATCATGTTATGCGCCAGAGGGGCAAGCCACTTTAGGATCTCTTCAAGCCTTTGTTTCCATTCTTGTGCGAGAGGTGCATCGTATATCTCCAGACCTTTCGAATAAGACCTCAAAGTAGTCTTCAAGTTCTTTCTTAGGCTTTCGGGTAACATCTGATATAAATCATCCCTGGCTTCGTCGCCTACTAGATGAGGGAATCGAAGCAGCTTCTCTATGACGATTATGACATTTGCATAATGCAAGGCCAGCGCTGAACCTCCAACGGTTGAAGGAAGGGCATACATCATTACTCGACTTTTTGGACCAAATCTCGCATTGTTACTCGTACTACCCTTGGGCATCCTTGAGAAATTCCATTGTTCTTTCCTCGCTCCACTCGCAACACTACTACATCCCGAGACCTGACTGCTTCTATCATCACTACCCGCATTATTATCATCGACATACTTTGAAGCAGAACTCAAACTTAGACACTCCATGAGTCCAACTCCACAAGCAAAATTGAAATCCTTCGAACAAAATAAGCCGCCTTGGCTCTTTTGCAGCCCATTCGGGGGATGGTAGCTCGTGTTCCTCCTATGTACACCTCTCCTTTCAGTAGGCCCTGAATGACTACCGCTATTCCTCTTGCTAAGAACTGGTTTTATTGAATCGCCACTCGAGCGTTCCAAACCAATCTGACCAGATTGCTGCTCGGGCTCTTGTTTCACGTGCTGCAAACTTTCACCCCTTGAAATTGAAACACTTATAGAAGCCCTCCTTGCAATTATATCATCCGTAACAGCACTAATCCGTGCATAAACTGTACACACAGTCCTAGCCAGCAATTCCACAACCTTATCATAAGTCTGATTCCAAAGCGAAACATCCTTCAAATGCCTCACATCTTGCTTCTGCCACGCCAATTTTTGCTCGTACGCTTTCCAAGTCTCCTCGTGCTGATTCTGTCGAAACTTCTTCGTAGCCACTTCCAATTCATTCATAACCTCCATCTCGCTATACAATCTCGCGGTAGAACTCACATATCTCTCCATTTTCCTCACCATCCCCTCCATATCCTTAACCAAAAACTCCAATTCCTTCACATCAATCACCCCAGCAGTAATATCCCCATACACATGCTCAAACCCCTGCAATGCTGGGATTGTGCATTTCCTCCCTAACCTAGACACCACACTAGCAACCCTATTCAAATCATCCAGTTTCTCAACAAGGGCAAGCTGCAATATCTTAGTTTCATCATCAGACACAAGGGTTCTTATCCCTACAGAGCCCAAGATCTCATTCTTGAGCTTAACTATCTCTGGGTCAGTCAAAGATTTGTGCAAGTGAATAATCATAGACATTATATTAGCCACTTCAAAAGAAAGTATCCCTATGAACTCTTTTCCTCTCAAAGCACCACTCTTTTTCGAATTTTCCAGAAGTAAAGCATGCTTAACATTGGTGCTTACCTGATTTCCCATCCTCAACAGCCAAGGCTCCGCCACCATTTCCACAGAATTTGAGCCTCAGAACCCGCCCAGACACATTGAATCAAGAAAATCCAAGAAAGATTGGAGCTTTGCGGTGGGGAAGCAGAGAGGGGAAATGGGTATTCCTTAGAATTTAGAAATCTTGATCTTTGGCCTCTGGGTATTCCTTGTTCAATGATTTTGTGCTGAGGAAAGTGGGCGCAAGAGAGATAAGAGGGGATTGCGCATGGTGTGAAAGTGGGGAGAGTGATAAGTGAGCATTCAACAGGGAAGGTGTAATTGATGGGTTTAACTTTcaacacttcaacaacagagaaAAAACAAAGATGGAGGGAAAACAAGGGAGAGTGTTGATTCACTCAAAGTACAGTTGGGACCTGTGTGGGGAGGGGGGAGCTTTTTGTATGTGATTTTCCTTGTAATCATTTCTTTGAAAAAGGTAATGGCAGTTTAGAGATGATTTGGGAGTGGTGCCGTTGGGGAAGGGGGAATTTGTGGGAATTagtcaattttttattattttaatattaagtttCGTATTATTAAACACATATAAAATGAGTAATGATCTTTTTTCTTccgtactactgactctgttcattactactttctcaacctactaaaacaCAAAAGTCAATATAGTCTCCACGTTCAAATATACTCACtttcatatgagagtgcaatcAAGTGCCACCAGACCATAAGATCTTGACAAGGAGTAATAATCTTTTTAAGTCACTTCAAACTCTACTATATTCTTTTATCACATTAATGCAAgtcttatttcttcttttttgggTTAGATTCAGttcagttttttttctttttaataacaAATAGGAGTCATCACATTTTTAATTCAGAAGCATACGTGTTCTCTCCAAAAGCATTGAAGTTTTCAAAGTCGGTATAGTTTGAAACTAGAAATTAAATGGATCACCATTTACATtggcttttttaaaaaaaaattccctcgAAAAAGTTTAATTAATCGATGATCAAATCagttgaaattaaaaactatgAATTGCATTGACTATTGAGTGATTAGCATCTGTTTCTCAAGTTAGTATCAACTCCATTgaagctcgatctcatgacctcccgtatgggagagccactacaTGCTATTTGAGCACAAGGCTAATGGCTGTTATGaaatcatattattttaaaaatttaatgcaAAATATTTGGGACAAAATACTGAAATAGCATTGCCCATAATACCTTTTATGTTGCCATTGCATTTTAACTTTTGGTTTTATACTTTCCAGGAAAATTCTTTCTATTTTCTGAAGGATGATAGAACCTTAACATCAACGTAACCTAATTAGACATACATCACATTTTTTCTGCATTAAGTGTCCTTAGTCAATAGTCATGGCTAACCTTAATCCTTGTACCACAATTGTCTTTTCAACAAGTCTTGCAATTGGCTCTGATCTACTTGGAAGGCTTAACATTAAACTGATCCAACTAAAACTCATCTGTCTCTTGCCTAACACCAATGACTAATTCATTAATGCACTACCCCATGAACAACAGTTCTGACTATCCTAGGGTTTGCACTCAAAACCCGAGGGTCCCACTTGCTGCTCCAGAATCTTGGCAGAATAGTAAATTGCAAAATGTACTTCAAATGTCTAAGGTTTCTCAAAGTGCTTGTTTACTGGTGCTCACAACACAATAAATTCATTATGCTACTCTCGACCGTTGAGAGATTTCAAAATGCAAATTGTGGTTGCCAACGAAAAAAAGTGATTGGCATtattggtaacatagttagcttatcagttaatttcggcttatttgaccattattagcttttTGGCtttggttaaataattaatatgggtgtttgattaattagctttttgtaacagtttattactccaaaatgcaaaaatttaaaaagctgctCATTTACCAATTTACATGtgatcagctatcagctaaccgctaatttaccaaacagttttctacaatcagctaatactatcaattaattaaacccactaactcaatcagctaacagatatcggctaacaactatttaccaaacaccccattaaCTTTATTTAGATTGACCAATCGATTGAGATATGCTTGGGGCTAGTACTAActattatttgttttgttttaggAAGTCATAGGGGGGTGCAGATGTGTGATCATCCACAATGTTCTGAACTGACCAACACTTAATTAACTGTactaaagaaagaaaatcaaatgTTTTGAATTGAATGTGAAGATAACACAAGTACAACTAACAAAGAtatgaaaagaagaaataaCAAGATACAGGGTAGACCTTAACATCTCTATCAAAGCTCCAGTCTTTGGTTGGGACTGTGGATTTGGATTTGAAATTTGTGGATTTAATTACAAGGAAAAAGGCTAAGTGGTGTATAGATTTGTCAAAAAAGTAATGTGTAGTGGGAGTTGGTGGCATCTGTGTTTCTTAACAAAGACAAAACTATATGTCAAGATGAAAAAATTCATGCAGCTACATAGAATAAAGATCAAGACAATGACTCAATGACAATATTGGAAACCTGCCCAACTAACTACCTCATTCACCTAATCATGTAATTAGTGATTGTGGGTTCAGCTTAATAGTGATGTTAAATAACTCATTTGTGGAGCTAGTACAAATACTATATGGTTATAGATAATAGGCACCCCAACACAAATGATCTCGATTCAAATGGCGTTGGCTCGAGCGGGAGGACTTAAATAGCTACCTTAAGCATGTGCATGGTTGGGAGTTAaatgctgaaaaaaaaaaaagtaaaattccGACCATTTTTCTGGTCACTCAAAAAAGTTGTTGGAAACTCTAACTACTTTGCTCGGTGGTTAAAATGAGCGATAAAGACTTTTGCATATGCCAAAAGTAATGGGAACACCCATTTCCAACGGGAAACCTTCGATTTCTAACCACTTTTGAATAGTAAAAATTCAAGTATTTCTAACCAGGGTTGGAGTTTACACAAGGACCtcaagattattttttttttttaatctcggCATGAATCTCTCAAAACCAAAAGAAATTTATGATTGATGGATGGGATCATGCAAAAGCATgcaataaacaaattaaaggttttgccttttattatcttttgataataattattttatatgaaaaCTTAATTAATTGCATGTTGGCATTGTTGGGTATATATATCTAGCTGTACTGCAATATAAGTTTTCTTTactatttccttttatatattctatattaatttcatttagaAAATTATGAGAATAGTGGTTGGAATTTTAACTAGTTTCCCTCCATATGCATgcaagttttgttttgttgattgGAATCTCCACTTTAGATGGAGAATATGTTAAGGCTGTCGTTGCATTTGCCCCACATGTGTCATTAACACTTTAATAAACAATTTTTgaggttaaaaaataaaaatggtaaGGAATGTCAATGTCATGGAGATGGGCTTTTTGTTCTTTTGTTGTTGCTTAGAATTCAGGCTGCTTTTATGGATGGTTTCTGGTACATTAGGGCATTAGCTTTAGattggaacaaaaaaaaaaaaagtcttgagTTAGGTAACAACTTTGTCACACAACCGTATCAACAAACAATCTATGTAGTTACTACTTTTGGattttcttaattagtattaggTTTGATTTAAAGTTGGTGTACTTAACTGTCTTTTGAAAGAGCTCTCCCTCACTTTCCATGTCTAGATAGAGTACAATGTGGTCCTATATTTTGGATGCCTGTCACTACAAGTGGTAGACTTGGTAGACATGATGAGGATCAATTTTAAGTGACACATTTAATTTGTGTATATTTATTCGTTAGGATTATAttgtgtatttattattttcagagaagaatatatatactcTTAATTTGAACTTATCAGATTGTAAGTTTTGTGAACTTATAAAATGACGTTGATTCGAGTGAGAGGACTTAAATAACTTAAGTATGTGTATGGTTGGGAGTTAAATGctgaaaaaaagtaaaattctgATCACTAAGTTTCGTGAGCCCAATCAGTACATGTCTAGCCTAGATGAGTTTGGCTCGATTTGAGGTTAGCCCAAGATAAGTTGGGCTAGGCGATCATGActgacaatttatatcatagGCCAAGGTCCACAGAGCATTATGGACCATAGATTGAAATAACGAGGTACTGAATTAatactcgtaaggtacaaaatttcataacaaagAACACAAAAAATACAACACAAGACGTACACCTAGCATATCATTATGGACCCAGCTAAATTGAAAAGACaaggtacagaattcatattcgtaaggtacataatttcataacagaagacaaaaaattataacacaagacacatgcacacgttatatattttctttttttttttcaaatataatttgaacataatttgtgttaataggcacaaaattttacaacacaagacacataaattcaaaacataagactaaattattaatttgttccAAGTATATAATTCATACTCATgatatacaaaatttcataacgcaaaataaaaaaaaattataacacaaaTCACAAACACACAAACCAGGGTTCAAGAAGAAAGTAAAGGAATGGATAACAAAGGCAAAGATGCAGAGTTGAGATTGATCCctgaattaaaatgattaatctcaaaagtaaatttttagGTGAGGAACTGATATGATGATTATATGTGTTCTTTTGCTCCCTTCGAGAACGCCGTCCTCCTTACTTTTTCATTGTACCTTTGCCAAAGAAAAGTTGGCtcctttttctttaataaaaaatatgtactccgtatagtatatgataataatattggATTGGACTCATGGTTATTGGTGATTTGGGGTGATTGGGCAGGGCAGCCTACAGACGCAGGGCCAATAAtttttacggagtatttattaatttctcatttttcaagcCCTTCTTGCTACTGGGCTTACAGCTTCTACTACAAATAATCTTTTCAATTTAagcatataatttaatttttaattatttaacattAAATACTAggttggagtttttttttttttttttgttgaaaataatACTAGGTTGGAGTTTATTTATACTACATTGATGCTTCTTGTATCCAATATATTAGGACCCTGTACTAGAGTATTTATTCCTATCTTGACTGAGACTCTTTGTATctttataaatacatattttatatCATCATGGATTGATCAGTAATAAAATCATTCCTAGAACTATTATTCACAGAACTTTTAAACGATATATGACTACAAAtctatttaaaagaaattaccGTTGTTGTGTTGCCATCGGCCGGTGACACCACCTAATCTTCTTGCATCATCTTCGATATATTCTATCCAACCACAACCTCAATAAATACCCTACAAATAGCCCTATCACTTTATCTCAGTTAAACATACTTCCTCATACTATCTATTGTGGAAGACTCAACTTGTTCCCTTTCTCCATGGTCAAAATCTTAATGGATATGTTGAAGGCACATTTCTGTGTCACTTCATTTATTAAGGCTATGAGTGTTCTGTTGTAGATACGCTTCGGATGAGTGTTACGTTGTAGCTGCGCTCCAGATGAGTGTTCCCTTGTAGTTGTGCTTCCAATGAGTGTATCATTATATTATAGTTGCGCTCCGGATGAGCGTTCTTTTGTATCTGCGCTTCGAATTAGTGTTATGTTGTAGCCGATCCTGCAATCAAAAATTTGGTTTGTCGGGATTCTTTTATTGTGTTCGTGACAAAGTAGCATCAAAGGAATTACAAGGAAATTACATCTCTATAAAAAGACCAACTGGGCAGGCATCTTTACCAAGTCACCAACCATAGCATGGGTAAATGATCTAAGTGACAAGCCCAACGTTCTCTCTAAAGAACCATAAGCTTGAGGGGGCGTATTAAAACTCTGTATTTTGGACACACTAGAATTCATTCTCTCTATTATTAAGAATATTACTATTTACCATTCCTATCTTTGACTGAGATTCTTGTATCCttataaatttatactttatatcatCATGGATTGATCAATGATAAAATCACTCCCAGAACTATGGTCCTCATCTTATGACTCAACgatctaattgcattttttataaAGTTAGAAAGCATATTTCACCCTTTTTtcaataagaaattaaaaggataaTATAATTCcagttaatattattttttttagaaaaaaaaaacaaggaagaagaagaagaacattaACTTACAGGAGCAAACTCAAACAATATAGTAGGCATAAATGATGTTGAATTTATTAGTATTGAGCCACGTTTTCATTCGATTCACGTGTTGACGATATGATGTATGTTAGTTAGTACTTAGTACGATGTATATACAATTATGTTTGAATAGATGACGCGTTGATTTGATCCGTTAGGTTTCCGGTGTGAACGCCATCACAAGCAGCAGCAGCCGTATTatattcttctttcttcccatcaatattatattgttgacaTTATAATTTGTTGTTTGTGAATGATCGGTCATCAATTAGTAGCCAAATTATAATCAACCTTCTGCAAaacgtgaatatatatatatatatatatatatatatatatatatatatatatatatatatatatatatataagtgataAAATGAGACCACCTCTCTTATGAGATCCTGCAAACTAACATCGAGCACACAAACTATCACATGAATGAACACAAACGACTCTATGATAGATTGTGTGCATGGCATCGACTATATACCTTCTTATTGAcagcacctaggtgcatgacaATTAGTAGCACTAGCACGTCACTCGGTTCACTTCGGTTGTAAAGACTTTCTCTTTAGGCGCATGTCTCAGCTACACAAAATTAAACAAGGGCTTCGCTCGTTATAGGACTCCATGGTAGATTGTGTGTATTGCGTGGCTGGAATtttagattgtgtgcattcatgtacaAGTCCTAACGGTCTgattatatatagagagagtgtCAAGTTCCCGTGCGCATAAATGCACCATaaagtgttcagaaatgcattTTGTGGAGCATTTGATCATTTCACC contains these protein-coding regions:
- the LOC116015560 gene encoding uncharacterized protein LOC116015560, coding for MVAEPWLLRMGNQVSTNVKHALLLENSKKSGALRGKEFIGILSFEVANIMSMIIHLHKSLTDPEIVKLKNEILGSVGIRTLVSDDETKILQLALVEKLDDLNRVASVVSRLGRKCTIPALQGFEHVYGDITAGVIDVKELEFLVKDMEGMVRKMERYVSSTARLYSEMEVMNELEVATKKFRQNQHEETWKAYEQKLAWQKQDVRHLKDVSLWNQTYDKVVELLARTVCTVYARISAVTDDIIARRASISVSISRGESLQHVKQEPEQQSGQIGLERSSGDSIKPVLSKRNSGSHSGPTERRGVHRRNTSYHPPNGLQKSQGGLFCSKDFNFACGVGLMECLSLSSASKYVDDNNAGSDDRSSQVSGCSSVASGARKEQWNFSRMPKGSTSNNARFGPKSRVMMYALPSTVGGSALALHYANVIIVIEKLLRFPHLVGDEARDDLYQMLPESLRKNLKTTLRSYSKGLEIYDAPLAQEWKQRLEEILKWLAPLAHNMITWQSERNFEQHQVVKRTNVLLLQTLYFGDRERTEAVVCELLVGLNYICRHEQQQNALLDCASSFDFEDYMEWQLQLGASFQAG